One segment of Fuscovulum ytuae DNA contains the following:
- the bamA gene encoding outer membrane protein assembly factor BamA encodes MRKRTGVFDASVRSSVGMVRPALTAIFLSTAAVTVTPFTPAIAQSYSFSTVRVEGNQAIEPQTILAYAGIGRGETVSAARLNDAYQSIVNSGLFESVELIPQGGTLIIRVVEYPMVNIVNFEGNARLKDEELAEIAKSKGRMVYSPSQAEEDAAAIAEAYRVRGRIAATVDPRIIRRDGNRVDLVFEITEGRVAEIERLSFVGNRAFTDRRLRQVLETKQAGLLRQIIQRDTFVAERLELDKQLLRDFYLARGYADIQVLDATSDVSRERDAFFVTFTIREGQQFRIGEVSTVSEIEGLDAAEFAAAQRIRSGEVWSPALIENNIARMENLALRKGLTFVRVDPRITRDERGGLLDVEFAIVRGERIFVERIDIEGNTTTMDQVVRRQFRTVEGDPLNPREIRQAAERIRALGFFADAQVNAEPGSTADQVVVNVDVEEQPTGSLTFGASYGVSSGVGFNVGLNEQNFLGRGQGLGLSLSTGTDTSEGSFTFVEPAFLGRDVALKFSVSYRESDNENSTTYDTRVGRLSPALEFPLGELSRLEVRYTYKDSKISDAPAAASNIIKTEAALGAQVTSSIGYTYSYDTRISGLNPKGGLLLRFGQDFAGLGGDTQYIMTTALALAETKVAQEEVTLRAIFEGGMINSLGGTNSQITERFFGGGKIRGFEPGGIGPRDRNALNDALGGNMFAVARFEADFPVGLPEEYGITGGVFFDVGSVWSLDNINGGAAGANPVDDSMNLRSAVGVSIFWDTPVGPLRLNFAKPLVKETYDLEQTFDLTVSTRF; translated from the coding sequence ATGCGGAAGAGGACAGGCGTGTTCGATGCGTCGGTGCGGTCGAGCGTGGGGATGGTCCGCCCGGCTCTGACGGCGATTTTCCTTTCCACAGCCGCCGTTACCGTGACACCCTTCACTCCGGCGATTGCCCAAAGCTACAGCTTTTCAACCGTGCGCGTTGAAGGCAATCAGGCGATCGAGCCGCAGACCATCCTTGCCTATGCTGGAATCGGGCGGGGCGAGACGGTCAGCGCGGCGCGTCTGAACGACGCGTATCAGAGCATTGTGAATTCGGGTCTGTTCGAATCCGTCGAACTGATTCCGCAGGGCGGGACGCTGATCATTCGGGTTGTCGAATATCCGATGGTCAATATCGTCAACTTCGAGGGCAATGCCCGCCTGAAGGATGAGGAACTGGCCGAAATCGCCAAGTCCAAGGGGCGGATGGTCTATTCGCCGTCGCAAGCCGAAGAGGATGCGGCCGCAATTGCCGAGGCCTATCGTGTGCGGGGGCGGATCGCGGCGACGGTCGATCCGCGCATCATCCGGCGCGATGGCAACCGCGTTGATCTGGTGTTCGAGATTACCGAAGGCCGTGTGGCAGAGATTGAGCGTCTGTCCTTTGTGGGCAACCGCGCCTTTACCGACCGCCGCTTGCGGCAGGTGCTGGAGACCAAGCAGGCCGGTCTGCTGCGGCAGATCATCCAGCGCGATACCTTCGTGGCCGAGAGGCTGGAACTGGACAAGCAGCTGCTGCGCGACTTCTATCTGGCGCGTGGCTATGCCGATATTCAGGTGCTGGACGCCACATCGGATGTGTCGCGCGAGCGGGATGCGTTCTTCGTGACCTTTACGATCCGCGAAGGCCAGCAGTTCCGGATCGGTGAGGTTTCGACCGTTTCCGAGATCGAGGGGCTGGATGCCGCCGAATTCGCAGCGGCGCAGCGCATCCGCAGCGGTGAGGTTTGGTCGCCCGCCCTGATCGAGAACAATATTGCCCGGATGGAAAACCTTGCGCTGCGCAAGGGCCTGACTTTCGTGCGCGTCGATCCGCGGATCACGCGGGACGAACGGGGCGGTTTGCTGGATGTGGAATTCGCCATCGTGCGTGGCGAGCGCATTTTCGTGGAACGCATCGATATCGAGGGCAATACCACGACCATGGATCAGGTGGTGCGCCGCCAGTTCCGCACCGTGGAAGGCGATCCGCTGAATCCGCGCGAAATCCGGCAAGCGGCTGAACGCATCCGCGCGCTGGGCTTCTTTGCCGATGCGCAGGTGAATGCCGAGCCGGGCAGCACTGCGGATCAGGTGGTGGTGAATGTTGACGTTGAAGAGCAGCCGACAGGGTCGCTCACCTTTGGCGCAAGCTATGGCGTGTCATCGGGTGTCGGCTTCAACGTGGGCCTGAACGAACAGAACTTCCTTGGTCGGGGGCAGGGGCTTGGCCTTTCGCTATCGACCGGGACGGACACGTCGGAGGGATCTTTCACCTTCGTGGAGCCTGCCTTCCTTGGCCGGGACGTCGCGCTTAAGTTTTCGGTGTCCTACCGTGAGTCGGACAATGAGAATTCGACTACCTATGATACGCGCGTGGGCCGCCTGTCGCCTGCGTTGGAATTCCCGCTGGGCGAGCTGAGCCGGTTGGAAGTGCGCTATACCTACAAAGATTCGAAGATTTCCGACGCGCCTGCGGCGGCGTCGAACATCATCAAGACCGAAGCGGCGCTGGGCGCGCAGGTGACCAGTTCGATCGGCTACACTTATAGCTATGACACGCGGATCAGCGGGTTGAACCCGAAGGGCGGGTTGCTTTTGCGCTTTGGTCAGGATTTCGCGGGGCTGGGCGGCGATACGCAATACATCATGACGACGGCCCTTGCGCTTGCCGAGACGAAGGTTGCGCAGGAAGAGGTGACGCTGCGCGCCATCTTTGAAGGCGGCATGATCAACAGCCTTGGCGGCACGAACAGCCAAATCACCGAGCGTTTCTTTGGCGGTGGCAAGATTCGTGGCTTTGAGCCCGGCGGGATCGGGCCGCGGGATCGCAATGCGCTGAACGATGCTTTGGGCGGCAACATGTTTGCCGTCGCGCGCTTTGAAGCCGATTTCCCGGTGGGCCTGCCAGAAGAATATGGCATCACGGGCGGCGTGTTCTTTGACGTGGGATCCGTCTGGAGCCTTGATAACATCAATGGCGGGGCGGCGGGTGCCAATCCGGTGGACGATTCCATGAACCTGCGGTCGGCCGTGGGTGTGTCGATCTTCTG